One window from the genome of Nicotiana tomentosiformis chromosome 5, ASM39032v3, whole genome shotgun sequence encodes:
- the LOC104106883 gene encoding purple acid phosphatase 23 — MMIKEVGKICITLYCFQFLVIVATKDSIPTTLDGPFKPVTTRFDPSLRKGSDDLAMEHPRLKRNVTSFFPEQIALALSSSPTSMWVSWVSGEAQIGLNVTPHDPTTVASEVWYGRESGKYTMKKTGVSVVYSQLYPFEGLWNYTSGIIHHVKIDGLEPETKYYYKCGDSSLAAMSKELEFETFPLPAPYKYPRRIAVVGDLGLTSNTTTTIDHLITNDPSMILMVGDLTYANQYLTTGGKGASCFSCQFPDAPIRETYQPRWDGWGRFMEPLISRVPMMVIEGNHEIEPQVAGLTFQSYLTRFAVPSKESGSNSNFYYSFNAGGVHFIMLGAYVDYNQTSAQYAWLQDDLEKVDRGMTPWLVAAWHSPWYNSYSSHYQEFECMRQEMEEILYMYRVDIVFSGHVHAYERMNRVYNYTLDPCGPVYITVGDGGNIEKVDVDYADDPGKCPSPSDNIPEFGGVCHMNFSSGPAKGKFCWDRQPEWSAYRESSFGHGILEMVNSTHALWTWHRNQDIYHENSYGDQIYIVRQPQSCSVRQPQR, encoded by the exons ATGATGATTAAGGAAGTTGGTAAAATTTGTATAACACTTTACTGCTTTCAGTTTCTTGTAATAGTTGCAACTAAAGACAGCATACCCACAACATTGGATGGGCCGTTTAAGCCAGTAACTACCAGATTTGATCCTTCATTGCGTAAAGGAAGTGATGATTTGGCAATGGAACATCCAAGGCTTAAGAGAAATGTGACTTCATTTTTTCCAGAACAGATTGCTCTTGCCTTGTCATCATCTCCTACTTCTATGTGGGTTTCTTGGGTTTCTG GAGAAGCTCAGATTGGTCTAAATGTGACTCCACATGATCCAACAACAGTAGCAAGTGAGGTGTGGTATGGTAGGGAAAGTGGGAAGTACACAATGAAAAAAACTGGGGTTTCAGTAGTTTACAGTCAGTTGTATCCATTTGAAGGGCTATGGAACTACACCTCTGGCATCATTCATCATGTGAAGATTGATG GTCTTGAACCTGAGACAAAGTATTATTACAAGTGTGGGGATAGTTCTTTAGCAGCGATGAGTAAGGAGCTTGAATTTGAGACCTTCCCATTGCCTGCACCTTACAAGTATCCACGGCGAATAGCAGTTGTTGGCGACTTGGGTCTTACAAGCAATACAACCACAACCATTGATCATCTCATAACGAATGATCCTTCCATGATTCTGATGGTCGGAGATTTAACTTATGCGAATCAATACCTTACAACGGGTGGTAAAGGAGCTTCATGTTTTTCTTGTCAGTTTCCAGATGCACCCATCAGAGAGACATATCAACCTCGATGGGATGGATGGGGAAG GTTTATGGAACCGCTGATCTCAAGAGTTCCAATGATGGTTATTGAAGGAAACCATGAGATTGAGCCTCAAGTAGCAGGCCTCACATTCCAGTCGTACTTGACAAGATTTGCTGTTCCTTCAAAGGAATCTGGCTCTAACAGTAACTTTTACTACTCTTTTAATGCTGGAGGAGTCCATTTCATCATGCTAGGAGCCTATGTTGACTATAATCAGACCA GTGCTCAGTATGCTTGGCTTCAGGATGATCTGGAGAAAGTAGACCGTGGCATGACTCCTTGGTTAGTGGCTGCATGGCATTCTCCTTGGTACAATAGCTATTCGTCACACTACCAAGAATTTGAGTGCATGAGGCAGGAAATGGAAGAAATCCTCTATATGTATCGTGTTGATATTGTTTTCTCTGGTCAT GTACATGCATATGAGCGAATGAATCGAGTCTATAACTATACATTAGATCCATGCGGCCCTGTTTATATAACAGTAGGAGATGGTGGCAATATAGAGAAAGTTGATGTTGATTATGCAGATGATCCCGGGAAATGTCCTTCACCAAGTGACAACATTCCAGAATTTGGTGGTGTATGTCACATGAACTTTTCCAGTGGACCTGCTAAAGGTAAATTTTGCTGGGACAGACAACCGGAATGGAGTGCATATAGAGAGAGCAGCTTCGGCCACGGGATATTGGAG ATGGTAAATTCAACCCATGCATTATGGACTTGGCACCGTAATCAGGACATTTACCATGAAAACAGTTATGGTGATCAAATATACATTGTGCGACAACCTCAATCTTGCTCTGTACGACAACCTCAAAGGTGA